The following proteins come from a genomic window of Citrobacter europaeus:
- a CDS encoding porin OmpC produces MKVKVLSLLVPALLVAGAANAAEIYNKDGNKLDLYGKVDGLHYFSDNKGDDGDKTYMRIGFKGETQVNDQLTGYGQWEYQIQGNQSESSNDAWTRVAFAGLKFADAGSFDYGRNYGVTYDVTSWTDVLPEFGGDTYGADNFMQQRGNGYATYRNTDFFGLVDGLNFALQYQGKNGSVSGENEAGRSLLTQNGDGYGGSLTYDLGSGFGIGGAITTSKRTADQNALGVYGNGDRATVYTGGLKYDANNVYLAAQYSQSYNATRFGTSNGSNRTAAYGFADKAQNFEVVAQYQFDFGLRPSVAYLQSKGKDISNGFTNYGDQDIVKYVDVGATYYFNKNMSTYVDYKINLLDDNAFTQAAGIATDDIVALGLVYQF; encoded by the coding sequence ATGAAAGTTAAAGTACTGTCCCTCCTGGTACCAGCACTGCTGGTAGCAGGCGCAGCAAATGCGGCTGAAATTTATAACAAAGACGGCAACAAATTAGACCTGTACGGCAAAGTCGACGGTCTGCACTATTTCTCCGACAACAAAGGTGATGATGGTGACAAGACTTACATGCGTATCGGCTTCAAAGGCGAAACCCAGGTTAACGACCAACTGACCGGTTACGGCCAGTGGGAATACCAGATTCAAGGTAACCAGAGTGAATCCAGCAACGACGCCTGGACGCGTGTGGCATTCGCAGGTCTGAAATTCGCTGATGCAGGTTCTTTCGACTACGGTCGTAACTACGGTGTAACTTATGATGTAACGTCCTGGACCGACGTCCTGCCAGAATTCGGCGGTGATACCTACGGTGCGGACAACTTCATGCAGCAGCGTGGTAACGGTTATGCGACCTACCGTAACACAGATTTCTTTGGCCTGGTTGATGGTCTGAACTTTGCCCTGCAGTACCAGGGTAAAAATGGCAGCGTAAGCGGTGAAAACGAAGCTGGTCGTAGCCTGCTGACCCAGAATGGCGATGGTTACGGCGGCTCCCTGACTTACGATCTCGGCTCTGGCTTTGGTATTGGTGGTGCGATCACTACCTCTAAACGTACCGCTGATCAGAATGCTCTTGGCGTGTACGGTAACGGTGACCGTGCAACGGTTTATACCGGTGGTCTGAAATACGACGCTAACAACGTTTACCTGGCCGCACAGTACTCCCAGTCCTATAACGCAACCCGTTTCGGTACCTCTAACGGTAGCAACCGCACTGCTGCATATGGCTTCGCAGATAAAGCTCAGAACTTTGAAGTTGTGGCACAGTACCAGTTCGATTTCGGTCTGCGTCCTTCCGTGGCTTACCTGCAGTCAAAAGGCAAAGACATCAGCAATGGCTTCACCAACTACGGTGACCAGGATATCGTGAAATACGTTGATGTTGGCGCGACTTACTACTTCAACAAAAACATGTCTACTTATGTTGATTACAAAATCAACCTGCTGGATGACAATGCGTTTACCCAGGCAGCAGGTATTGCTACCGATGATATCGTAGCACTGGGTCTGGTTTACCAGTTCTAA
- the apbE gene encoding FAD:protein FMN transferase ApbE codes for MEVNFYRAALLAVTIFLVGCDEAPKPAQTTTPATVLEGKTMGTFWRVSAVGVDAKRVGELQAKIQTQLDADDQLLSTYKNDSALMRFNLSTSLSPWPVNDAMADIVTSALRIGAKTDGAMDITVGPLVNLWGFGPDKQPVHIPTQAQIDAAKAQTGLSHLKVVNEAHRNYLQKDLPELYVDLSTVGEGYAADHLARLMEQEGIARYLVSVGGALNSRGMNAEGNPWRVAIQKPTDRENAVQAIVDINGHGISTSGSYRNYYELDGKRLSHVIDPQTGRPIEHNLVSVTVIAPTALEADGWDTGLMVLGPQKAKEVVRREGLAVYMIMKEGEGFKTWMSPQFKSFLVSEKN; via the coding sequence ATGGAAGTGAATTTTTATCGCGCAGCGTTACTGGCTGTGACGATTTTTTTAGTCGGGTGCGATGAGGCCCCGAAACCCGCTCAGACCACGACACCTGCCACCGTTCTGGAAGGTAAAACGATGGGCACTTTCTGGCGGGTCAGTGCGGTGGGCGTAGATGCCAAACGCGTCGGGGAACTGCAGGCGAAGATCCAGACTCAGTTGGATGCCGACGATCAACTTCTCTCTACCTATAAAAATGATTCTGCGTTGATGCGCTTTAACCTGTCGACAAGCCTGTCGCCATGGCCGGTTAATGATGCCATGGCAGATATCGTGACTTCGGCGCTGCGCATTGGCGCAAAAACCGATGGGGCCATGGATATTACCGTGGGACCGTTGGTCAATCTGTGGGGATTTGGCCCGGATAAGCAACCGGTGCATATTCCCACTCAGGCGCAAATTGACGCAGCCAAAGCGCAAACCGGGCTTTCACATCTGAAGGTTGTTAATGAGGCTCATCGGAACTATCTGCAAAAAGATTTGCCCGAGTTGTATGTGGATCTCTCGACCGTTGGTGAAGGTTATGCCGCCGATCATCTGGCACGATTAATGGAGCAGGAAGGGATCGCCCGTTATCTGGTTTCCGTTGGCGGCGCGCTGAACAGCCGCGGTATGAATGCAGAAGGGAATCCGTGGCGAGTCGCGATTCAGAAGCCTACCGATCGTGAAAACGCGGTGCAGGCGATTGTCGACATTAACGGGCATGGCATTAGTACCTCCGGCAGCTACCGTAACTATTATGAGCTGGATGGTAAGCGCCTTTCCCATGTTATCGATCCTCAAACCGGTCGTCCGATTGAACACAACCTGGTGTCCGTGACGGTGATTGCCCCAACGGCGCTGGAGGCTGACGGCTGGGATACCGGATTGATGGTCCTCGGCCCGCAAAAGGCCAAAGAGGTGGTACGTCGTGAAGGTCTGGCGGTCTATATGATTATGAAAGAGGGTGAGGGGTTTAAAACCTGGATGTCGCCGCAGTTCAAAAGCTTTCTGGTCAGCGAGAAAAATTAA
- the ada gene encoding bifunctional DNA-binding transcriptional regulator/O6-methylguanine-DNA methyltransferase Ada: MKNRLRVTDDDRWQSVLARDADADGQFVFAVQTTGIFCRPSCRAKHALRKNVSFFADARQALAAGFRPCKRCQPDKDSAQQHRLEKIARACQLLEQEPPLTLDELARQVAMSPYHLHRLFKATTGMTPKAWQQSWRARRLRDALAKGDPVTQAILNAGFPDSSSYYRQADQALGMTAKQFRKGGDNVSVRYTLANCSLGRCLVAESERGICAILLGDDDTALVADLHELFPAAQDVPADADFQQRVREVIAAINSRDASLSLPLDIRGTAFQQQVWQALRTIPCGETMSYQQLASAIGKPKAVRAVASACGANKLAIVIPCHRVIRGDGALSGYRWGIARKAQLLQRETTGEET; the protein is encoded by the coding sequence ATGAAAAATCGTTTACGCGTAACTGATGATGACCGCTGGCAGTCCGTTTTGGCTCGTGACGCCGACGCTGACGGCCAGTTTGTTTTCGCCGTCCAGACTACCGGCATTTTCTGCCGTCCGTCCTGTCGGGCGAAACATGCGCTACGCAAAAATGTCAGTTTCTTTGCCGATGCCAGGCAGGCGCTGGCCGCCGGTTTTCGTCCCTGTAAACGTTGCCAGCCAGATAAAGACAGCGCACAGCAGCATCGGCTGGAGAAAATAGCCCGCGCCTGCCAGTTGCTGGAGCAGGAACCCCCCCTTACGCTGGACGAACTGGCGCGGCAGGTGGCAATGAGCCCCTATCACTTACATCGCTTGTTCAAAGCTACGACAGGCATGACCCCGAAAGCGTGGCAGCAGTCCTGGCGTGCCCGCCGTCTGCGCGATGCCCTGGCAAAAGGCGATCCGGTAACGCAGGCGATTCTCAACGCCGGATTCCCCGACAGCAGCAGCTACTACCGACAAGCGGATCAGGCGCTAGGCATGACCGCAAAACAATTTCGTAAAGGCGGCGACAACGTTTCTGTACGCTATACCCTTGCAAATTGCTCCCTGGGTCGTTGTCTGGTGGCGGAAAGCGAGCGGGGTATCTGTGCGATCTTACTTGGTGATGATGATACGGCGTTGGTTGCGGATCTGCATGAGCTGTTTCCCGCTGCGCAGGATGTTCCTGCAGATGCCGATTTTCAGCAGCGCGTGCGCGAAGTGATCGCCGCGATCAATTCGCGTGACGCGTCGCTATCGCTGCCCCTGGATATCCGGGGCACCGCATTTCAGCAGCAGGTGTGGCAGGCGCTGCGCACAATTCCATGCGGCGAAACGATGAGCTACCAACAACTGGCCAGCGCTATCGGTAAACCGAAGGCGGTACGCGCGGTGGCCAGTGCCTGTGGGGCCAACAAACTGGCGATTGTTATCCCGTGTCACCGGGTTATTCGCGGCGACGGGGCGCTTTCGGGCTACCGGTGGGGCATTGCGCGCAAAGCGCAGTTACTGCAACGTGAAACTACTGGCGAGGAAACATAA
- a CDS encoding SulP family inorganic anion transporter → MSANHPSSVAVAEHTTRAVLRQPRLLVRETLAGVVTALALIPEVISFSVIAGVDPKVSLIASVVLCLAMSFLGGRPAMVTAAAGSVALVIGPMVHQFGVQYILPAVVLAGMIQILFGVLGMARLMRFIPTAVMTGFVNALGILIFFAQVPHFWSKSPLIWGLFVLTLLIVLWVPRFIKAIPAPLIAIVLLTVFTVSSGQLLPTVGDEGSMSGGLPGLTQLLVPLNLHTLAIIWPCALSIAFVGLMESLLTARLVDDLTVTPSNKNRESAGLGIANILAGFYGGIAGCAMIGQTIVNVEMGKGRSRVSTFAAGLVLLLLVTALSEVMAKIPMSVLAGIMVIVAVKTFSWHSIQPTTLTKLPVTETLVMLVTVAATVSTGNLAIGVVAGVMTMLILPRIVRRQRAATSETASPDREK, encoded by the coding sequence ATGTCTGCAAATCATCCTTCCTCTGTCGCTGTCGCGGAACACACGACCCGTGCCGTCCTGCGCCAACCCCGTCTGCTGGTTCGCGAAACGCTGGCCGGTGTGGTAACCGCCCTGGCGCTGATCCCGGAAGTGATCTCTTTTTCCGTTATCGCCGGCGTCGATCCTAAAGTCAGCCTGATAGCCTCGGTCGTACTGTGCCTGGCGATGTCATTTTTAGGCGGACGTCCGGCAATGGTAACCGCCGCTGCAGGATCGGTTGCGTTGGTAATAGGCCCGATGGTGCATCAATTCGGTGTGCAATATATTCTGCCTGCGGTGGTGCTGGCCGGGATGATTCAGATCCTGTTTGGCGTATTAGGAATGGCGCGTCTGATGCGATTCATCCCTACGGCCGTCATGACCGGCTTTGTGAACGCGCTGGGTATTTTAATTTTCTTTGCCCAGGTCCCGCATTTCTGGAGTAAAAGCCCGCTAATCTGGGGGCTGTTTGTCCTGACGCTGTTGATTGTGCTTTGGGTTCCGCGTTTTATTAAAGCGATCCCCGCGCCGCTTATCGCCATTGTGCTGTTGACGGTATTTACTGTCTCCAGCGGCCAACTGTTACCGACCGTCGGTGACGAAGGTTCAATGAGCGGCGGCCTGCCGGGATTAACGCAGCTACTCGTCCCACTCAACCTGCACACGCTGGCGATTATCTGGCCCTGCGCGTTGAGCATCGCTTTTGTTGGTTTGATGGAGTCATTGTTAACCGCCCGTCTGGTGGATGACCTGACGGTTACGCCGTCGAATAAGAATCGCGAGAGCGCCGGGCTGGGGATAGCCAATATTCTGGCCGGATTTTATGGCGGTATTGCCGGGTGTGCGATGATTGGTCAAACCATCGTTAACGTTGAGATGGGTAAAGGACGCAGCCGCGTCTCAACGTTTGCCGCAGGGCTGGTATTGTTACTGCTGGTCACCGCCTTAAGCGAAGTGATGGCGAAAATCCCCATGTCGGTGCTGGCGGGGATTATGGTGATTGTGGCGGTGAAAACCTTCAGTTGGCACAGCATCCAGCCCACCACGCTGACGAAACTCCCCGTCACTGAAACCCTGGTGATGCTGGTGACCGTCGCGGCCACGGTGTCGACCGGCAACCTGGCGATTGGCGTGGTTGCCGGGGTAATGACGATGCTCATTTTGCCGCGTATCGTCAGACGCCAACGTGCGGCTACATCAGAAACAGCGTCGCCAGACCGAGAAAAATAA
- a CDS encoding multidrug ABC transporter permease/ATP-binding protein gives MELLLLVWRQYRWPFISVMALSLASAALGIGLIAFINQRLIETVDTTLMVLPEFLGLLLLLMVVTLGSQLALTTLGHHFVYRLRSEFIKRILDTHVERIEQLGSASLLAGLTSDIRNITIAFVRLPELVQGIILTVGSAAYLAMLSTKMLLVTAIWMAITIWGGFVLVARVYKHMATLRETEDKLYNDYQTVLEGRKELTLNRERAEHIFNQMYVPDAKEYRHHIIRADTFHLSAVNWSNIMMLGAIGLVFWMANSLGWADTAVAATYSLTLLFLRTPLLSAVGALPTLLTAQVAFNKLNKFALAPFKAEFPRPTAFPNWQTLELRNVVFHYQDNAFSVGPVNLTIHRGELIFLIGGNGSGKSTLAMLLTGLYQPQSGKILLDGKAVAVEKPEDYRKLFSAVFTDVWLFDKLLGPEGKEANPQLVAKWLEHLKMGHKLELSDGRILNLKLSKGQKKRVALLLALAEERDIILLDEWAADQDPHFRREFYQVLLPLMQEMGKTIFAISHDDHYFIHADRLLEMRNGQLSELLGDERDAASRDAVARTA, from the coding sequence ATGGAACTTTTACTTCTTGTCTGGCGGCAGTATCGCTGGCCATTTATCAGCGTTATGGCGCTCAGCCTCGCCAGCGCCGCGTTGGGAATTGGGCTGATTGCGTTTATCAACCAGCGCCTGATTGAAACGGTCGACACCACGCTGATGGTGCTGCCGGAGTTTCTTGGCCTGCTGCTGCTATTGATGGTTGTCACTCTCGGCTCTCAGCTGGCGTTGACCACGCTTGGCCACCACTTTGTCTACCGACTGCGTAGTGAATTTATCAAACGTATTCTGGATACCCACGTCGAGCGTATAGAACAGCTTGGTAGTGCCTCGTTACTGGCCGGTTTAACCAGCGATATTCGCAATATCACCATCGCCTTTGTTCGTCTGCCTGAACTGGTGCAGGGAATTATCCTGACCGTCGGGTCGGCGGCGTATCTGGCGATGCTGTCGACCAAAATGCTGCTGGTGACGGCAATCTGGATGGCAATCACTATCTGGGGCGGATTTGTACTGGTGGCGCGAGTGTATAAACACATGGCCACCCTGCGTGAAACAGAAGACAAGTTGTACAACGATTATCAGACGGTGCTGGAAGGGCGCAAAGAGCTGACGCTCAACCGCGAGCGCGCCGAGCATATCTTTAATCAGATGTACGTCCCGGATGCCAAAGAGTACCGTCATCATATTATCCGTGCCGATACTTTCCACCTGAGCGCGGTTAACTGGTCGAACATCATGATGCTGGGCGCCATTGGCCTGGTGTTCTGGATGGCCAACAGTCTGGGCTGGGCGGATACCGCCGTGGCGGCGACCTATTCTCTGACACTGTTATTCCTGCGTACGCCGCTGCTCTCTGCCGTTGGCGCACTGCCGACGCTGCTCACCGCGCAGGTGGCGTTCAACAAGCTGAATAAATTCGCACTGGCACCTTTTAAAGCAGAGTTCCCGCGTCCAACCGCATTTCCTAATTGGCAAACGCTGGAGCTGCGTAACGTGGTTTTCCATTATCAGGACAACGCATTTTCCGTAGGGCCGGTGAATCTGACTATTCATCGTGGTGAACTGATCTTTCTGATTGGCGGTAACGGTAGTGGGAAATCTACGCTGGCGATGTTACTGACCGGACTATACCAGCCGCAGTCAGGTAAGATTTTGCTTGATGGTAAGGCCGTTGCCGTTGAAAAGCCGGAGGATTATCGCAAGCTGTTCTCCGCCGTGTTTACCGACGTCTGGCTGTTCGACAAACTGCTGGGGCCGGAAGGTAAAGAGGCTAATCCGCAGCTGGTTGCGAAGTGGCTGGAACATCTGAAGATGGGTCACAAGCTGGAGCTGAGCGATGGCCGTATCCTCAATCTGAAGTTGTCGAAAGGGCAGAAGAAACGCGTGGCGCTGCTGCTGGCCCTGGCGGAGGAGCGCGACATCATTCTGCTGGACGAATGGGCTGCCGATCAGGATCCTCATTTCCGCCGGGAGTTTTATCAGGTCCTGTTACCGCTGATGCAGGAAATGGGTAAAACCATCTTCGCCATTAGTCATGACGATCACTACTTTATTCATGCCGATCGCCTGCTGGAAATGCGCAACGGACAGTTGAGTGAACTGCTGGGCGATGAGCGTGATGCTGCCTCTCGTGACGCGGTGGCGCGCACGGCATGA
- the mgtE gene encoding magnesium transporter → MSVTNKNSARLRDEERARLIWLLTTDKAIISTLLGKLTLAEQYDVGTLADDIAEVGALVAHLPPPDLADTLEALPSEERHALWRLVESEKRGNVLLEASENVWDDLIDEMSDRELLDALQYLDIDEQIYLVQHLPRNLTGRLLATLPAEERARVRQVLHYEKNRVGAIMEFEVITVRPDVTLEVVQRYLRRLGKMPENTDKLFVTDRNKVLVGELTLTCILLNDVQRKVSEVMEDDPLTFSPEDIAENAARTFERDNLVSAAVVDPSGKLMGRLTIDEIVDVVYEETDTDLRRMGGLSAEEDVFAPVTKAVKTRWAWLAVNLCTAFIASRVIDGFEHTISQLVALASLMPIVAGIGGNTGNQTITMIVRALALQNIQPGNLTFLILREMGVALINGLVWGGIMGGITWWLYDDMALGAVMTLAMMLNLLMAALMGVIIPMTMVKLGRDPAVGSSVMITAITDTGGFFIFLGLATLFLM, encoded by the coding sequence ATGTCCGTTACAAACAAAAACAGCGCCAGGCTGCGTGATGAAGAGCGTGCGCGTCTAATCTGGCTGCTGACCACAGATAAAGCCATTATTTCAACCCTGTTGGGCAAGCTTACCCTGGCTGAGCAATATGACGTCGGTACGTTAGCCGACGATATTGCTGAGGTAGGGGCGCTGGTAGCTCACCTGCCGCCGCCCGATTTGGCCGATACCCTGGAAGCCTTACCCTCTGAAGAGCGCCACGCCCTGTGGCGACTGGTCGAAAGTGAAAAGCGCGGTAACGTACTGCTTGAGGCGTCAGAGAACGTCTGGGACGATCTGATCGATGAGATGAGCGACCGCGAGCTGCTGGATGCGTTGCAATATCTTGATATCGACGAACAGATTTATCTGGTCCAGCATCTCCCTCGTAACCTTACGGGACGACTGCTGGCGACGTTACCGGCCGAGGAGCGGGCGCGCGTCCGTCAGGTGCTGCACTACGAGAAGAACCGCGTCGGTGCGATCATGGAGTTCGAGGTCATCACCGTGCGTCCGGACGTGACGCTGGAAGTGGTGCAACGCTACCTGCGACGGCTGGGGAAAATGCCGGAGAACACCGATAAACTCTTCGTGACCGATCGTAATAAAGTGCTGGTCGGTGAACTGACGCTAACCTGTATTCTGCTCAATGATGTGCAGCGAAAAGTCAGCGAGGTGATGGAAGATGACCCGCTCACCTTTTCTCCGGAGGATATCGCCGAAAACGCTGCGCGTACCTTCGAACGTGACAACCTTGTCAGTGCCGCGGTAGTTGACCCTTCAGGTAAACTGATGGGTCGCTTAACCATTGATGAGATCGTTGATGTGGTTTATGAAGAAACCGATACCGATCTGCGTCGAATGGGGGGCTTAAGCGCCGAAGAAGATGTGTTTGCTCCCGTTACGAAAGCGGTAAAAACCCGCTGGGCATGGTTGGCCGTTAACCTCTGTACTGCCTTTATCGCTTCGCGAGTGATCGACGGCTTTGAACATACTATTTCGCAATTGGTGGCGCTGGCCTCGCTGATGCCGATTGTGGCGGGGATCGGCGGCAACACCGGGAATCAAACCATCACCATGATCGTTCGCGCGCTGGCGCTACAAAATATTCAGCCGGGAAACCTGACGTTTTTGATCCTGCGCGAAATGGGCGTAGCGTTGATTAATGGCCTCGTGTGGGGCGGAATCATGGGCGGCATTACCTGGTGGCTGTACGATGACATGGCGCTCGGCGCCGTGATGACTTTGGCGATGATGCTCAATCTGCTGATGGCGGCGTTGATGGGCGTTATTATTCCGATGACGATGGTGAAGCTCGGGCGCGACCCGGCGGTCGGCTCGAGCGTCATGATTACGGCAATCACCGATACCGGCGGTTTCTTTATTTTTCTCGGTCTGGCGACGCTGTTTCTGATGTAG